Proteins from one Cryptomeria japonica chromosome 4, Sugi_1.0, whole genome shotgun sequence genomic window:
- the LOC131047769 gene encoding STS14 protein: protein MDMLRFSSYVFVLVLMGLCTISAQKNTSEKFLNAHNKERALVGVPLLGWNNKVAAQASLFARYQRDHDHCEMKHSGSTKYGENLFWGQGGPLTPTQGVQNWVDERKFYDYNNNSCQPDHQCGVYTQLVWKNSTELGCALVTCDNKDTTLIICYYSPPGNVIGEKPY from the coding sequence ATGGATATGCTTAGGTTTTCAAGCTATGTTTTTGTGCTGGTATTAATGGGTTTGTGCACAATAAGTGCACAAAAAAATACCAGTGAAAAGTTTCTGAATGCTCATAACAAAGAGCGAGCTCTGGTGGGTGTGCCTTTACTTGGCTGGAACAACAAAGTGGCTGCTCAAGCCAGTCTTTTTGCAAGGTATCAGAGGGATCATGACCACTGTGAGATGAAACACTCTGGATCCACAAAGTATGGTGAAAATCTGTTTTGGGGTCAGGGTGGACCTTTGACCCCTACTCAAGGGGTCCAGAATTGGGTTGATGAGAGGAAGTTTTATGACTACAACAACAACTCTTGCCAGCCAGATCACCAGTGTGGAGTTTACACTCAGCTTGTGTGGAAGAATTCCACTGAGTTGGGCTGTGCTTTGGTTACCTGTGATAACAAAGATACTACCCTTATCATCTGTTATTATTCTCCTCCAGGCAATGTTATAGGTGAAAAGCCATATTAG